The proteins below come from a single Acaryochloris sp. CCMEE 5410 genomic window:
- a CDS encoding sugar O-acetyltransferase: protein MLSEKQKMLAGADYLASDAELTRDRTLAHTKCHEFNATPGYSPEKLEILAQSFGSYGTDCYIEPPFFFDYGYNLFLGQNVYLNFNCVILDCSLVTIGDFVKFGPNVQVYTAGHSLDNAKRLQGFEFAKPITIGSNVWVGGGSIILPGVDIGENAVIGAGSLVSKSIPANVVAAGNPCRVVRNNT from the coding sequence ATGCTAAGTGAAAAACAGAAAATGCTCGCAGGGGCAGATTACCTCGCTTCTGATGCGGAATTAACGAGGGATCGGACGCTAGCTCATACAAAATGCCATGAGTTCAACGCAACCCCTGGATACAGTCCCGAGAAGCTGGAAATTCTAGCGCAATCCTTTGGCTCATACGGGACGGATTGCTATATTGAGCCACCCTTTTTCTTTGATTATGGCTATAACCTCTTCCTGGGGCAGAATGTCTATCTGAATTTCAACTGCGTCATTCTCGATTGTTCGTTGGTGACCATCGGTGATTTTGTAAAATTTGGCCCCAATGTTCAGGTGTACACAGCTGGACATTCTTTGGATAATGCCAAACGATTGCAAGGGTTCGAGTTTGCAAAGCCAATCACCATCGGCTCCAATGTTTGGGTTGGAGGGGGCTCAATTATTTTGCCTGGGGTTGATATTGGCGAAAATGCTGTGATCGGTGCTGGCAGTTTGGTATCCAAAAGTATTCCTGCAAATGTGGTGGCAGCCGGGAACCCTTGTAGAGTTGTTCGGAACAATACTTAA
- a CDS encoding sensor histidine kinase encodes MVGLHVASDTLIAIAYFSIPLALIHFVRQRKDLPYPWLFQLFGAFIIACGLTHVMEIWTLWHPIYWVSGVLKASTAIISLTTAIALIPVLPQALCLPSRQELEQAKAELEKRVTERTQALQLSEERLQMALAGSRDGLWDWDITTGEVFFSPRWEEMLGYEVGELPGHVSTWERLIHPEDKPGVMKVLAKHLQNGEPYTYDYRFLTKSGEWTWMATYGQVVKFSHTGEPERMSGTHKDISARKLAEKKLSESLAEKNVMLQEIHHRVKNNLQVICSLLNLQTQTNPGSKIAEIMQESQNRVKSMALVHENLYLSQNLSKISLETYVKELTNNLIRSYRSKISRIKITLAIASISLDIDTAIPCGLIINELVSNALKYAFPDQDCGEIKVKVTQDSQQSITLTIADNGIGLPHKVNLEQTQTLGLRMVKTLTRQISGTLTISQEAGTSFNIHFPQPSY; translated from the coding sequence TTGGTCGGACTACACGTGGCCTCGGATACTTTAATTGCGATTGCCTATTTTTCAATTCCGCTGGCATTGATCCATTTTGTTCGCCAGCGCAAAGATCTGCCTTATCCATGGCTATTCCAGCTCTTTGGTGCATTTATCATTGCCTGTGGCCTTACCCATGTCATGGAAATCTGGACACTCTGGCATCCGATCTATTGGGTCTCAGGTGTACTCAAAGCCTCCACTGCCATTATTTCCCTCACCACAGCAATTGCCCTAATTCCCGTCCTTCCCCAAGCATTGTGCTTGCCGAGTCGCCAAGAATTGGAACAGGCCAAAGCAGAGTTAGAAAAGCGCGTTACAGAAAGAACTCAAGCCCTGCAATTGAGCGAAGAACGTCTCCAGATGGCTTTAGCGGGGTCTAGAGATGGATTGTGGGATTGGGACATTACCACAGGCGAAGTGTTCTTTAGTCCCCGGTGGGAGGAAATGCTAGGTTACGAAGTAGGGGAACTGCCGGGGCATGTGAGCACTTGGGAACGTCTAATTCATCCAGAGGATAAGCCCGGTGTGATGAAGGTTCTAGCCAAGCATTTACAGAATGGCGAGCCCTATACCTATGACTATCGCTTCTTAACCAAGTCAGGAGAATGGACCTGGATGGCAACCTACGGCCAGGTTGTGAAATTCAGTCATACAGGTGAACCCGAACGAATGTCGGGAACCCACAAGGATATTAGTGCCCGCAAACTTGCGGAAAAAAAGTTGTCAGAGTCTCTGGCTGAGAAAAACGTGATGCTGCAAGAGATTCATCACCGGGTTAAAAATAATCTGCAGGTGATCTGTAGTTTGCTGAATTTACAAACTCAAACCAATCCTGGCTCGAAGATTGCTGAGATTATGCAAGAAAGTCAAAACCGTGTGAAATCCATGGCCTTGGTTCATGAAAACTTATACCTATCTCAAAATCTCTCCAAAATCAGTCTAGAAACCTACGTCAAAGAATTAACCAACAATCTGATTCGGTCCTATCGGTCTAAAATTAGCCGGATCAAAATTACCCTTGCCATTGCCAGTATCTCTCTCGACATCGATACCGCTATTCCCTGTGGATTAATCATCAACGAACTGGTTTCTAATGCCCTCAAATATGCTTTTCCCGATCAGGACTGCGGGGAAATTAAAGTCAAAGTTACTCAGGATTCACAACAATCGATCACCCTAACGATTGCCGATAACGGCATAGGACTCCCCCATAAGGTCAATTTGGAACAAACCCAAACGTTAGGACTACGAATGGTAAAAACATTAACTCGACAAATTTCGGGGACCCTAACCATCAGTCAAGAAGCTGGAACCTCATTCAATATCCATTTCCCTCAACCCTCTTATTAG
- a CDS encoding bifunctional diguanylate cyclase/phosphodiesterase, with protein MTERLKTNQQLFHHAYYDSLTNLPNRELFMDRLQHLINLNQRYGSHPFALLFVDLDRFKMVNDSLGHPVGDQLLIATAKRLQECLRPTDTVARFGGDEFAILLEQISDINSICTLAERINRELGAPYELGNYDLFNSASIGIVQSHSRYDLAEELIRDADIAMYQAKTNGKGCYAVFDAAMHTQVKGQLTLENDLRRVITDQQLTLHYQPIVSLHDQEIVGFEALARWQHPERGLIPPGMFIPIAEETGLVVPLDLWAIRKACQQLQRWQAQLPPDRRLGISVNLSSRHFSRPDLVEQIGKILKDTGVTTSGLKLEITESALIENPESAAQILSELKALGLRIYIDDFGTGYSSLSYLHKYDIDTLKVDRSFIQYLDRNADRLEIVRTIVVLAHTLKMDAIAEGIETTEQLAAVQSLGCEYGQGYYFSPPLTQAQVDTLMQDQTFTILGNLKEN; from the coding sequence ATTACTGAGCGTCTCAAGACCAACCAACAACTCTTTCACCATGCGTACTACGATTCACTGACAAATTTGCCGAACCGAGAATTATTTATGGATCGGCTTCAGCATTTAATCAATCTGAATCAGCGGTATGGGAGCCACCCTTTTGCCTTGCTGTTTGTCGATTTAGACCGCTTTAAGATGGTCAATGATAGCTTGGGTCATCCCGTGGGCGATCAGTTGCTAATTGCCACGGCCAAACGGTTACAAGAATGTCTCCGCCCGACGGATACCGTCGCCCGATTTGGCGGAGATGAATTCGCCATTTTGCTGGAGCAGATTTCGGATATCAACAGCATCTGTACCCTAGCCGAACGAATCAACCGGGAGTTGGGTGCCCCCTATGAGCTGGGCAACTATGATCTTTTTAATTCTGCCAGTATTGGCATTGTCCAAAGCCATTCTAGGTATGATCTCGCCGAAGAGCTGATTCGGGATGCAGATATTGCCATGTACCAAGCAAAAACCAATGGCAAAGGCTGTTATGCCGTTTTTGATGCGGCGATGCATACCCAGGTCAAAGGGCAATTAACCCTAGAAAATGATTTGCGACGGGTCATTACGGATCAGCAATTAACGTTGCACTATCAACCCATCGTTTCCTTGCACGATCAAGAAATTGTTGGGTTTGAAGCCTTAGCCCGGTGGCAACACCCTGAGCGAGGACTGATTCCACCAGGTATGTTTATCCCCATCGCAGAAGAAACAGGGCTGGTCGTACCTTTGGATTTATGGGCAATCCGCAAAGCCTGCCAACAATTGCAAAGGTGGCAGGCTCAGCTTCCGCCAGACCGCAGGTTAGGCATTAGTGTAAATCTATCCAGTCGTCATTTTTCACGGCCTGATTTAGTCGAACAAATCGGAAAAATCCTTAAGGATACGGGAGTGACGACTTCGGGCTTAAAACTAGAAATCACGGAAAGTGCCTTAATTGAGAACCCTGAGTCAGCGGCCCAAATCTTGTCGGAGTTAAAAGCTTTAGGTCTTCGAATCTATATTGATGATTTTGGCACGGGCTATTCATCCTTGAGTTATTTGCATAAGTACGACATTGATACCCTAAAGGTGGATCGCTCATTTATTCAGTATCTTGACCGCAATGCCGATCGATTAGAAATTGTCCGTACCATTGTCGTTCTCGCCCATACCTTGAAAATGGATGCGATCGCAGAAGGGATTGAAACCACTGAACAGCTCGCTGCAGTGCAAAGCCTTGGCTGTGAATATGGCCAAGGGTATTATTTCTCCCCGCCCTTAACCCAAGCTCAGGTGGATACCCTCATGCAAGATCAGACCTTTACAATATTGGGCAACTTAAAGGAGAATTAA
- a CDS encoding TetR/AcrR family transcriptional regulator, giving the protein MKDAYKKSPGRPRSASSHQAMLKATLELLAEIGFEKMSMDAIATRAGIGKTTIYRRYANKDKLVADAIESVREEICVPDTGNLWGDMDALIENAAQITLTPLGKQAVAMIISSASSNAKFAQVYWEKYLLPRKQAFASVIERAKVRQEVASDVDAGLVFDTMSGIMLYALIFPPEEAWTDYIRRALSLLLNSNGSNDG; this is encoded by the coding sequence ATGAAAGATGCCTATAAAAAGTCACCGGGGAGACCTCGCAGTGCGTCGTCTCACCAGGCCATGTTGAAAGCCACGCTGGAACTACTGGCCGAAATAGGGTTTGAGAAGATGAGTATGGATGCGATCGCAACACGCGCAGGAATAGGCAAGACAACCATTTATCGGCGATATGCCAATAAGGACAAACTCGTTGCTGATGCCATCGAGAGTGTGCGGGAAGAGATTTGCGTTCCCGATACAGGGAATCTTTGGGGGGATATGGATGCCTTAATCGAAAATGCAGCACAAATAACGCTGACCCCACTCGGGAAGCAAGCCGTTGCCATGATCATTAGCAGCGCCTCTAGTAATGCGAAGTTTGCGCAAGTTTACTGGGAAAAATATCTTCTACCTCGAAAACAAGCTTTCGCCAGCGTTATTGAACGGGCAAAAGTAAGACAGGAAGTTGCAAGTGATGTGGATGCAGGTTTAGTGTTCGACACGATGAGCGGCATTATGCTCTATGCATTAATCTTTCCACCGGAAGAAGCTTGGACGGACTATATCCGCCGTGCACTCAGCTTGCTGCTTAACTCGAACGGGAGTAATGATGGCTGA
- a CDS encoding PAS domain S-box protein, producing the protein MSEEILSCSLSGVVSLDSAIDRHPVICPPDTSVQEVLMLMTQGHACSVDTATPADIPHRSSYVLVMDQHTLVGIFTERDVVRLSAQGSIFTTLSIAEVMIRQLVTLSDTDSLDLESVLTLFRLHQIRHLPILDGDAKVLGVITTSEVHKALQPSTLLKMRTVQEVMTNNPVTARPTTPVMEIAQLMATHHISCVVIVQVETENARPHPIGIITERDIVQYQILEENMTQPAQAVMSSPLECLTVDDTLWQAQQTMQKLRVRRLVVTNAQGSLQGILTQSSMLSVLNVKDMCNTLEILQQQVDQLQNEKIQLLQSLNATLEHQVEEDTVVLNSCQNFFTATFEQAAIGIAHVDLDGQFLAVNQWFCDLLQYNSNDLLQRSFLEITHPEDRAEDQRQVQQLIKNNRAAFKREKRYLRRDGSVVWGKVTVSLAQSEVNLPDYLIAVVEDISDRKRAELALQQLNQELEERVIRSTAAYRASEQRYRTLFESAPDMLFVLSQEGIIQQVNAVTLARSGYSETDLLNQPISTFLATVSQPASQLFERLRNHGTFREVSRLYCQNGISLFVDCAYSLIHDEQGHASHILVIQRDISEQIQTAAALKTSEARYRLLYQNTPVMLHSIDQRGRLVSVSNTWLTKMGYERSEVIGRASTDFLSPTSQIYTRQKVLPQFFQTGTCQDIPYQLVTKQGDMIDVLLSAFAERDDQGNLIRTLAVSIDVTERNRIETALRESEERFRLAFEKAAIGMAIVSPTGKWLKVNASLCDIVGYSEAQLLTMTFQDITHPDDIALDLQASAQLLKGEIDNYHTQKRYIHQQGHIVWISLSASLVFRNDGRPLHFITQIENISARKVSEQKLSESLAEKNVMLQEIHHRVKNNLQVICSLLNLQTQANPDIEIAEIMQESQNRVKSMALVHENLYQSQDLSKINLANYIKELTNNLLRSYRSRASLTQIKIDISHLYLNIDTAIPCGLIINELVSNALKYAFPEDIRGNITIHIFENTPQELTLTVSDDGIGLPEDISTDNVQTLGLRMANTLTRQISGNLTIDRKTGTTFQICFPQPLTEEKKVTPVVPNN; encoded by the coding sequence ATGAGTGAAGAGATCCTATCTTGTTCCCTATCTGGCGTCGTTTCCTTAGATTCTGCCATTGATCGGCATCCGGTTATTTGTCCCCCTGATACATCTGTACAGGAGGTCTTGATGCTGATGACTCAGGGGCATGCCTGCTCCGTGGATACGGCTACTCCAGCCGACATTCCTCACCGTAGTAGTTATGTGCTGGTCATGGACCAGCATACTTTAGTGGGAATTTTTACCGAACGAGATGTCGTTCGCTTAAGTGCGCAAGGGTCAATATTTACGACCCTTTCCATTGCTGAAGTCATGATACGGCAATTAGTGACCTTATCAGACACTGACTCGTTGGATCTAGAGAGTGTTCTGACTTTATTTCGTCTACATCAAATTCGCCATCTTCCCATTCTGGACGGGGATGCAAAGGTTTTAGGCGTGATCACCACTAGTGAGGTACACAAAGCACTTCAGCCGAGTACCTTACTGAAAATGCGGACCGTTCAAGAAGTGATGACGAACAATCCCGTTACGGCGAGACCCACTACTCCTGTCATGGAAATCGCTCAGCTGATGGCCACCCACCATATTAGCTGTGTGGTGATTGTCCAAGTTGAAACAGAAAACGCCCGTCCACACCCCATTGGCATTATTACTGAACGAGATATCGTCCAGTATCAGATCTTAGAAGAGAATATGACCCAGCCAGCCCAAGCGGTTATGAGCAGCCCCCTGGAATGCTTAACAGTGGACGATACCCTTTGGCAGGCCCAGCAAACAATGCAGAAGCTACGGGTCAGGCGGTTAGTGGTCACAAATGCCCAAGGTAGTCTACAGGGAATTCTCACCCAATCCAGCATGCTGTCCGTCTTAAATGTCAAAGACATGTGCAACACCTTAGAAATTCTGCAACAGCAGGTGGATCAACTTCAAAATGAGAAAATTCAGCTCTTGCAAAGCCTCAATGCCACCTTAGAGCATCAGGTAGAAGAAGATACGGTGGTGCTCAACTCTTGCCAAAATTTCTTTACCGCTACCTTTGAACAAGCCGCGATTGGGATTGCCCATGTTGATTTGGACGGCCAATTTCTCGCCGTCAATCAGTGGTTCTGCGATTTGCTGCAATATAATTCAAATGACCTATTGCAACGATCATTTCTGGAGATAACTCATCCAGAAGATCGCGCCGAAGATCAGCGGCAGGTACAGCAGCTGATCAAAAATAATCGGGCTGCATTTAAGCGAGAAAAACGATATCTTCGCCGAGATGGGTCCGTGGTCTGGGGAAAAGTTACCGTATCTTTGGCTCAATCCGAAGTAAATTTACCGGACTATTTAATCGCGGTGGTGGAAGACATTAGCGATCGCAAACGGGCCGAACTCGCCCTCCAACAGCTCAATCAGGAACTTGAAGAACGGGTGATCCGTAGTACAGCCGCTTACCGCGCTAGCGAGCAACGATATCGAACCCTATTCGAATCAGCTCCTGACATGTTGTTCGTGCTTAGTCAGGAAGGGATTATCCAGCAGGTCAACGCCGTAACCTTGGCAAGATCTGGCTACTCTGAAACGGATTTACTGAATCAACCCATATCAACCTTTCTCGCTACAGTTTCTCAACCCGCCTCTCAACTCTTTGAGAGGTTACGTAACCACGGAACTTTCCGGGAGGTCAGTCGACTGTACTGCCAAAACGGCATCTCGCTCTTTGTAGACTGTGCCTATTCTTTAATCCACGATGAGCAAGGCCATGCCTCTCATATCCTGGTTATTCAGCGAGATATCAGTGAGCAAATTCAAACGGCAGCAGCCCTAAAGACCAGTGAGGCCCGGTATCGCCTGCTCTATCAAAATACCCCCGTTATGCTGCACTCCATTGATCAACGTGGTCGTTTGGTCAGTGTTAGCAATACCTGGCTCACCAAGATGGGCTATGAGCGCAGTGAAGTGATCGGCCGAGCCTCAACGGATTTTCTCAGCCCGACTTCGCAAATTTATACACGCCAAAAGGTACTGCCCCAGTTTTTCCAAACGGGTACCTGTCAAGATATTCCCTATCAATTGGTAACCAAACAGGGGGACATGATAGATGTATTGCTGTCTGCGTTCGCAGAACGAGACGATCAAGGCAACCTGATCCGCACCCTAGCCGTTTCCATTGATGTGACAGAACGCAATCGCATCGAAACCGCCCTCCGGGAGAGTGAAGAGCGATTTCGCTTGGCCTTCGAGAAAGCCGCTATTGGCATGGCGATAGTTTCCCCCACAGGAAAATGGCTCAAGGTCAATGCATCCCTTTGCGACATCGTGGGTTACTCAGAAGCCCAGTTACTGACCATGACATTCCAAGACATTACTCACCCAGACGATATTGCTCTCGATTTGCAGGCTTCAGCACAGCTCCTCAAGGGAGAAATTGACAATTACCATACCCAAAAGCGCTACATCCATCAACAAGGCCATATCGTCTGGATCTCCCTCAGTGCCTCCCTGGTGTTTCGCAACGATGGTCGCCCCCTTCACTTTATTACCCAAATTGAAAACATCAGTGCCCGCAAGGTTTCTGAGCAAAAACTATCGGAATCCCTAGCGGAAAAGAACGTGATGCTGCAAGAGATCCATCATCGCGTTAAAAATAATTTACAAGTGATTTGTAGTTTGCTCAATTTGCAAACTCAGGCCAATCCGGACATAGAAATTGCTGAGATTATGCAGGAGAGCCAAAATCGCGTCAAATCCATGGCTCTAGTCCATGAAAATCTCTACCAATCTCAAGATCTGTCCAAAATTAATTTGGCCAACTATATCAAAGAGCTCACCAACAATCTATTGCGGTCCTACCGTTCTAGAGCCAGTCTCACCCAGATCAAGATTGATATCTCCCATCTCTACCTCAATATCGATACGGCTATTCCCTGCGGGTTGATTATCAATGAACTGGTATCTAACGCGCTCAAGTATGCTTTCCCTGAAGATATTCGGGGGAATATTACCATCCATATCTTTGAGAATACACCCCAGGAATTGACCTTAACCGTTTCAGATGATGGCATAGGACTCCCTGAAGATATCTCGACAGACAATGTCCAAACCTTGGGATTGCGAATGGCGAACACGTTAACACGCCAGATTTCAGGTAATCTAACCATTGATCGAAAGACAGGCACGACATTTCAAATCTGCTTTCCTCAGCCCTTAACGGAGGAGAAAAAGGTCACGCCAGTCGTTCCTAATAACTGA
- a CDS encoding TAXI family TRAP transporter solute-binding subunit, whose amino-acid sequence MGLVSTRIYVIDTIGRFERMNRGRITISILIISLLTAGGMAVQVFRQHRQSYVLTLATASKTGEYYQFGQALATVVARHHPQIQINVIQTEGSSQNLELIESGVAQLALIQGDSSIQSSAQAMALLFPETAHVLVNRQAGIETMADLPGKQVALPPKGSGAYQLFMPIAQHYGFNTNQIRSFSSASTAYQQLKAGEVDALFQVIRPGNKALRKILRLPNIDLIPIEQTDALRLTYPYLEDAFIPQGTYDGKIPLPFQDVKTVAVRALIIANKQVNAEVIYAITRVLHERKMEIVTAYPPAFNIERPESQDILGWSLHAGAEQYYTKNQPNFWVQYAELLGLFLSLAVLGISGIWQLRLWLIGRQKNRADMYNLQLLDLIETIQETQDLEELKQVRRRLFSILQAVVIDLDKDRISAESFQSFTMPWEVAITTLRHRETILLKVQSP is encoded by the coding sequence ATCTATGTCATCGATACCATAGGTCGCTTTGAACGGATGAATCGGGGGCGTATTACTATTTCTATCCTGATCATTAGCCTACTGACTGCTGGAGGGATGGCTGTACAAGTCTTCCGGCAGCATCGTCAAAGCTATGTTCTAACCTTAGCAACCGCGAGTAAAACCGGCGAATACTATCAATTTGGCCAAGCATTAGCAACGGTTGTCGCTCGCCATCATCCCCAAATTCAGATTAACGTCATTCAGACAGAAGGCTCGTCGCAGAATCTGGAGCTGATCGAATCAGGGGTAGCCCAGTTAGCTCTTATCCAGGGAGATTCATCGATTCAATCATCAGCGCAAGCGATGGCGTTACTGTTCCCTGAGACAGCCCATGTCCTCGTCAATAGACAAGCGGGTATCGAAACGATGGCAGATTTGCCAGGGAAACAAGTCGCTTTACCACCTAAAGGGAGTGGTGCTTATCAATTATTTATGCCGATTGCCCAGCATTATGGCTTCAATACGAATCAGATTCGCTCCTTTTCTTCAGCCTCTACGGCCTATCAACAATTAAAGGCAGGAGAGGTGGATGCTTTATTTCAGGTAATACGCCCCGGGAATAAGGCTTTGCGGAAAATATTGCGTTTGCCAAATATAGATCTCATACCGATTGAGCAAACCGATGCCCTTCGCCTCACTTACCCCTACTTAGAAGATGCGTTTATTCCCCAAGGGACCTACGACGGCAAGATTCCCCTTCCCTTTCAAGATGTTAAAACAGTTGCCGTTCGAGCCCTAATCATTGCCAATAAGCAAGTTAATGCTGAAGTTATTTATGCCATTACTCGTGTGCTCCATGAGCGAAAAATGGAGATAGTGACCGCTTATCCACCCGCGTTTAATATTGAGCGGCCAGAATCCCAAGACATTTTAGGCTGGTCTCTCCACGCTGGTGCAGAACAGTATTACACCAAGAATCAACCTAATTTTTGGGTGCAGTATGCAGAGCTGTTAGGGTTATTTCTGTCTCTTGCTGTACTGGGTATTTCCGGGATCTGGCAGCTTCGTCTCTGGTTAATTGGACGACAAAAAAACCGAGCAGATATGTATAATCTCCAATTGCTGGATTTGATCGAAACTATCCAAGAAACCCAAGATCTGGAAGAACTTAAACAGGTCAGACGGAGATTGTTTTCAATTCTGCAAGCCGTTGTGATTGATCTTGATAAGGACCGCATTTCGGCAGAATCTTTTCAGTCCTTCACTATGCCGTGGGAAGTGGCTATCACCACGCTGCGACATAGAGAAACCATCTTGTTAAAGGTGCAATCTCCATAG
- a CDS encoding VOC family protein yields MAAEFKHVMLMVKDIPATVKFYSEGLGLAVKMQSPGWAELDAGGTTIALHAAGETAGGDSPILSFHVEDVHAAIANLESLGAQLEGRVREPAFGKVAAMRTPDGNLLSLLQPSEVPATSHSH; encoded by the coding sequence ATGGCCGCTGAATTTAAACATGTCATGCTCATGGTCAAAGACATTCCAGCAACCGTTAAGTTTTACTCAGAAGGGCTGGGGTTAGCTGTGAAAATGCAAAGTCCGGGTTGGGCAGAGCTAGATGCGGGAGGGACGACGATTGCGCTCCATGCAGCAGGTGAAACGGCAGGGGGTGATTCTCCCATTTTGAGTTTTCATGTTGAGGATGTACATGCTGCGATCGCAAACCTTGAATCCCTAGGTGCCCAACTCGAAGGTCGTGTTAGAGAACCTGCCTTTGGTAAGGTTGCTGCCATGCGCACCCCAGATGGCAACCTTTTGAGCTTATTGCAGCCCTCAGAAGTCCCTGCAACTAGTCATTCCCACTAA
- a CDS encoding RNA-binding protein → MSIYVGNLSYDVTEQDLNTVFAEYGTVKSAKLPTDRETGRVRGFGFVEMSDDAEETKAIEELDGAEWMGRTLKVNKAKPRENRGGGGNFGGGRRY, encoded by the coding sequence ATGTCGATTTATGTTGGTAACCTCTCTTATGATGTTACAGAGCAAGACCTAAACACTGTTTTTGCAGAATATGGAACTGTAAAGTCCGCCAAACTTCCTACTGACCGTGAAACAGGACGAGTGAGAGGATTTGGTTTTGTCGAGATGAGTGATGATGCCGAAGAAACCAAGGCAATTGAAGAACTAGATGGTGCTGAATGGATGGGACGCACCCTGAAAGTCAATAAAGCAAAACCTCGTGAAAATAGAGGCGGGGGTGGGAACTTTGGTGGCGGACGACGCTACTAA
- a CDS encoding response regulator, whose translation MSSLLSQEQRSVPVTAAKILVVEDEGLIALDIESHLLVLGYQVSGIAETGAEAILLALETQPDLVLMDIRLKGEIDGIQAAAKITEHLDIPIIFLTAFADAETLNQAKQVSPFGYILKPFDPIDLRTSIEIALHKHRSDLEIKQQKTWLHTILASIGDAVVATDNHGSVTYMNRVAESITQWQESEALGKDVNDVIPLITGTAKNTLENPLKQVLRENQGVVLPENTFLITKNREEIPIDDSAVPIVDAQNQAHGAVIVFRDITDAVGECTTRDFFVLSKPDFTLLSKVQK comes from the coding sequence ATGTCTTCTCTTCTGTCTCAAGAACAAAGGTCTGTACCCGTTACCGCTGCCAAAATATTGGTCGTTGAAGACGAAGGACTGATTGCTCTGGATATCGAAAGTCATCTTCTCGTTTTAGGCTATCAAGTCTCTGGCATTGCTGAAACCGGTGCCGAAGCCATTCTATTGGCCTTAGAAACTCAGCCTGATCTAGTGTTAATGGATATTCGCTTAAAAGGCGAAATCGATGGTATTCAAGCAGCAGCTAAGATTACCGAACATCTCGACATCCCCATTATTTTTTTAACCGCCTTTGCGGATGCAGAAACCCTCAACCAGGCCAAACAGGTTTCCCCTTTTGGCTATATCCTCAAACCCTTTGATCCAATTGATCTGAGGACCAGCATTGAAATTGCCCTCCATAAACATCGCTCTGATCTAGAAATTAAACAGCAAAAAACTTGGCTACACACCATACTGGCCAGCATTGGAGATGCAGTGGTGGCTACGGATAATCATGGGTCTGTCACCTATATGAATCGGGTGGCGGAGTCGATTACCCAATGGCAAGAATCTGAAGCCCTTGGTAAAGATGTCAACGATGTCATTCCCCTGATTACTGGAACTGCCAAAAATACCCTGGAAAACCCCCTCAAGCAAGTCCTACGAGAAAATCAGGGGGTGGTCTTACCAGAGAACACCTTCTTAATCACCAAAAATAGAGAAGAAATTCCCATTGATGACAGCGCTGTACCCATCGTCGATGCTCAGAATCAAGCCCATGGTGCGGTCATCGTTTTTCGCGACATTACTGATGCTGTTGGCGAATGTACTACGAGAGATTTTTTTGTATTATCAAAACCTGATTTCACTTTGCTATCTAAAGTACAAAAATAA